Proteins co-encoded in one Saccharomyces cerevisiae S288C chromosome II, complete sequence genomic window:
- the PRP5 gene encoding DEAD-box RNA helicase PRP5 (RNA helicase in the DEAD-box family; necessary for prespliceosome formation, bridges U1 and U2 snRNPs and enables stable U2 snRNP association with intron RNA): METIDSKQNINRESLLEERRKKLAKWKQKKAQFDAQKEHQTSRNDIVTNSLEGKQTTEKFTERQERVKEELRKRKNEFRKSDEPVSVKPSKKKSKRSKVKKKISFDFSDDDDSEIGVSFRSKEHIQKAPEHDNEKDPLDEFMTSLKEEKMSNSKGMYDRGDILDVEDQLFELGGTDDEDVEDNTDNSNIAKIAKLKAKKRVKQIYYSPEELEPFQKNFYIESETVSSMSEMEVEELRLSLDNIKIKGTGCPKPVTKWSQLGLSTDTMVLITEKLHFGSLTPIQSQALPAIMSGRDVIGISKTGSGKTISYLLPLLRQVKAQRPLSKHETGPMGLILAPTRELALQIHEEVTKFTEADTSIRSVCCTGGSEMKKQITDLKRGTEIVVATPGRFIDILTLNDGKLLSTKRITFVVMDEADRLFDLGFEPQITQIMKTVRPDKQCVLFSATFPNKLRSFAVRVLHSPISITINSKGMVNENVKQKFRICHSEDEKFDNLVQLIHERSEFFDEVQSENDGQSSDVEEVDAKAIIFVSSQNICDFISKKLLNAGIVTCAIHAGKPYQERLMNLEKFKREKNSILLCTEVLSRGLNVPEVSLVIIYNAVKTFAQYVHTTGRTARGSRSGTAITLLLHDELSGAYILSKAMRDEEIKALDPLQAKELQEMSAKFESGMKKGKFRLSKGFGGKGLENIKSKREEAQNKDLELKKNDKRSDDLEKKISNPREGHDSVSESSALIPRLNYELFKESTDGSIIFYAKVYINDLPQIVRWEATKNTTLLFIKHETGCSITNKGKFYPEGKEPKNENDEPKLYLLIEGQDEKDIQLSIELLEQKVKEGVVKAASLSLKSTKY, encoded by the coding sequence ATGGAAACTATTGATTCGAAGCAAAATATTAATAGGGAGTCTTTATTGGAGGAAAGGAGGAAAAAACTAGCAAAatggaaacaaaaaaaagcacaATTTGATGCTCAGAAAGAGCATCAAACTTCACGCAATGACATTGTTACTAACAGTTTAGAAGGTAAGCAGACTACTGAAAAGTTTACGGAAAGACAGGAACGTGTAAAAGAAGAGCTTcggaagagaaaaaatgaatttagGAAATCTGACGAACCTGTATCGGTTAAGCcttcgaagaaaaagtcGAAGAGAAGTAAggtaaagaagaaaatatcctTCGACTTCagtgatgacgatgattCTGAAATAGGAGTTTCTTTTAGATCGAAGGAGCACATTCAAAAAGCTCCAGAGcatgataatgaaaaagatcCACTGGATGAGTTTATGACGTCATTGAAGGAGGAGAAAATGAGTAATAGTAAAGGCATGTACGACAGAGGCGACATTCTTGATGTAGAGGATCAATTGTTTGAACTTGGAGGAACCGACGATGAGGATGTTGAAGATAATACGGATAATTCTAATATAGCGAAAATTGCTAAACTCAAAGCAAAAAAACGTGTAAAGCAAATTTATTACTCTCCAGAAGAGCTTGAGCCgttccaaaaaaatttttatatagaATCTGAAACAGTTTCCTCGATGTCAGAGATGGAAGTTGAGGAGCTTAGACTTAGTCTGgataatatcaaaataaaGGGAACAGGTTGCCCCAAACCAGTCACAAAGTGGTCTCAACTGGGACTATCAACGGACACCATGGTTTTAATTACAGAAAAGTTGCACTTTGGCTCCTTAACGCCTATTCAATCCCAGGCTCTTCCCGCTATTATGTCAGGTCGTGATGTTATAGGAATATCAAAAACTGGCTCCGGCAAGACCATCTCCTATCTTTTACCATTGCTAAGACAAGTAAAAGCTCAACGGCCATTATCAAAACATGAAACAGGGCCCATGGGTTTAATTCTGGCTCCAACTAGAGAGCTAGCTTTACAAATACATGAAGAAGTTACTAAATTCACAGAAGCAGATACATCCATTAGATCAGTATGCTGTACAGGAGGTTctgaaatgaaaaagcaGATTACTGATCTTAAAAGAGGCACTGAGATTGTTGTTGCCACACCGGGACGATTTATTGATATATTAACACTAAATGATGGGAAATTACTTAGTACTAAAAGAATAACGTTCGTAGTAATGGATGAGGCAGACAGGCTGTTCGATTTAGGTTTTGAACCTCAAATAACGCAAATCATGAAAACTGTTCGACCGGATAAACAGTGTGTTCTATTTAGTGCAACTTTTCCGAACAAACTACGCAGTTTTGCCGTAAGAGTTTTGCATTCCCCAATATCTATTACGATTAATTCAAAGGGAATGGTTAATGAAAACGTAAAACAAAAGTTTAGAATATGCCAttcagaagatgaaaaatttgacaatCTGGTGCAGCTTATCCATGAGCGCagtgaattttttgacgAGGTTCAAAGTGAAAATGACGGACAGTCAAGCgatgttgaagaagttgatgcTAAAGCCATTATATTTGTATCAAGTCAGAATATTTGCGACttcatttcaaaaaagctGTTAAATGCTGGAATTGTGACCTGTGCTATTCATGCAGGTAAGCCATATCAAGAAAGGCTTATGAACTTAGAAAAGTTCAAACGAGAAAAGAACAGTATTCTTCTCTGTACAGAGGTTCTCTCAAGAGGTTTAAATGTTCCCGAAGTGTCGTTGGTTATTATCTATAACGCCGTCAAAACTTTCGCGCAATATGTTCATACTACTGGAAGAACTGCCAGAGGTAGTCGCTCCGGTACTGCTATTACTCTTCTATTGCATGATGAACTGTCAGGTGCTTATATCTTGAGCAAGGCAATGCGcgatgaagaaataaaagctTTAGACCCTCTGCAAGCAAAAGAACTTCAGGAAATGAGTGCCAAGTTTGAATCCGGTATGAAAAAGGGTAAGTTTAGGTTGTCGAAAGGGTTCGGCGGCAAAGGACtggaaaatatcaaaagtAAAAGAGAGGAAGCTCAAAATAAAGATTTGGAGctcaaaaagaatgataAGAGGAGCGATGacttggaaaagaaaatcagCAATCCACGCGAAGGGCATGACAGTGTGTCTGAGTCTTCTGCGCTTATTCCGAGACTCAATTATGAACTATTCAAAGAGTCTACAGACGGGTCGATCATCTTTTACGCCAAGGTTTATATTAATGATTTACCCCAGATTGTAAGATGGGAGGCTACAAAGAATACAACCTTATTATTTATCAAGCATGAAACCGGATGTAGTATTACTAACAAGGGTAAATTTTACCCTGAAGGGAAGGAACCAAAGAATGAAAACGATGAGCCTAAACTATACTTATTGATCGAAGGCCAAGATGAGAAAGACATACAATTAAGTATAGAATTGCTGGAGCAAAAAGTTAAAGAGGGGGTCGTAAAGGCTGCAAGCTTGTCTTTGAAGAGTACTAAATACTAG
- a CDS encoding uncharacterized protein (Mitochondrial membrane protein; not required for respiratory growth but causes a synthetic respiratory defect in combination with rmd9 mutations; transcriptionally up-regulated by TOR; deletion increases life span; YBR238C has a paralog, RMD9, that arose from the whole genome duplication), producing the protein MIRLAQQTQVLKGKPPNQFVPHPTKNSLTHPMKFNGTIAMEHHEHNYAIPYTPATFNNPALATYQVSPANHFVPHFGGNIGANNNNHLAQNNSNNSNNHHNNNRNHHHNNNRNHHQNNHNHSKYNNSNQGNSISPDSPWFHKVCAFEDCVSQTLYMSQTPRRQNMKHHSEHPNSNANPLFWDSIGRAMGLYHDLLTTPELNSDRVSKLVHLLHNGLRANRNQLTRMNKKPDYDSQSFHKEMTNYLCKSLREISEDVLNGKVELNEYGAMHLITAFKELLLFEEAVDIWKAAINGQNTYTSNIFLNPRVVGVILPILYDNGVSYPEIQALYEKSSSMINYFHPNLSVGMIRASLSASENDMALKLFQKLCQESTEMKYGYLIETHLSFIGECKDLNVAQTFFDKALNDEMPYKIDLQVSYVKSFLRNIWSQTRDFNHIYQIWYKSSLHYGRNVNHGISSSLNDTFFDIFFENYAVDKMQGFQTLQNIIQTYNNIKHIDEPFFNIILAKCTVWHDRSILEYIDKSYEAYHIPKTIVAYRILLKSMGSVDDASNAEILQRWMDLIRKSDEIGQRFIANADWAALRDATVTWTQNDRDSKKSNMNSTQISRTATPSPSLTPMDTPAPEHLFNNPQNPMDFYSHPALQAATASGAFDEFAAEAASSSIPVDGRMVLYLKIVKRYSPYCRDSRQLARLTTGTAVKYSVLQEVLNQFQTLIVNDIPIPELHNLKPTCV; encoded by the coding sequence ATGATCCGTTTAGCTCAGCAAACACAAGTACTGAAGGGCAAACCCCCAAACCAGTTTGTTCCACATCCGACAAAGAATTCGCTGACTCATCCAATGAAATTTAACGGTACAATCGCTATGGAGCACCATGAACACAACTATGCCATTCCTTACACGCCTGCTACTTTTAACAATCCAGCCCTCGCTACTTATCAGGTAAGCCCAGCCAACCATTTTGTTCCTCACTTTGGTGGCAACATTGGAgccaacaacaacaatcaTCTAGCTCAGAATAACAGCAATAATAGTAACAACCATCATAACAATAACCGTAATCATCACCACAATAACAATCGTAACCATCATCAAAATAACCATAATCATAGCAAGTATAATAACTCCAATCAAGGTAATTCAATTAGCCCAGACTCCCCATGGTTTCATAAGGTTTGTGCCTTCGAAGATTGCGTTTCACAGACTCTTTATATGTCACAAACTCCAAGGCGTCAAAACATGAAACACCATTCAGAACATCCAAATTCTAACGCTAATCCATTATTTTGGGATTCTATAGGTAGAGCAATGGGGCTGTATCATGATCTACTCACTACACCGGAATTAAATTCTGATCGTGTCTCCAAGCTTGTACATTTACTTCACAATGGGTTGAGAGCTAATAGAAATCAGTTGACGAGAATGAACAAGAAACCTGATTACGACTCTCAATCCTTTCACAAAGAAATGACAAACTATCTTTGCAAATCTTTGAGAGAGATCTCCGAAGACGTTCTAAACGGCAAGGTCGAACTGAACGAATACGGTGCTATGCATTTGATAACTGCGTTTAAGGAGCTTTTGTTGTTTGAGGAAGCTGTCGACATATGGAAAGCTGCAATCAATGGGCAAAATACCTACACATCTAATATTTTTCTGAATCCAAGAGTTGTCGGTGTTATATTACCCATCTTATACGACAATGGTGTCTCTTATCCAGAAATTCAAGCTCTATATGAAAAGTCTTCATCGATGATTAATTACTTCCATCCAAATCTTTCAGTTGGGATGATCAGAGCCTCTTTATCTGCTAGTGAAAATGACATGGCTCTCAAATTATTCCAAAAATTATGCCAAGAATCAACCGAAATGAAATACGGTTATTTGATAGAAACCCATCTTTCCTTCATTGGTGAATGTAAAGACTTGAATGTGGCTCAAACCTTTTTTGACAAGGCTTTAAATGATGAAATGCCATACAAGATAGACTTGCAAGTTTCCTACGTGAAATCCTTTTTAAGAAACATATGGAGCCAAACCCGTGATTTCAACCACATCTATCAAATCTGGTACAAGTCTTCTTTACATTATGGTAGAAACGTCAACCACGgtatttcttcatctttgaATGACACTTTTTTcgacattttttttgaaaattatgCTGTGGACAAGATGCAAGGTTTTCAAACTTTAcaaaatattattcaaacTTACAACAACATCAAGCATATAGATGAACCTTTCTTTAACATTATCTTGGCTAAATGCACTGTCTGGCATGACCGCAGTATTTTAGAATACATCGATAAGAGTTACGAGGCGTACCACATTCCAAAAACAATAGTCGCTTATAGAATCTTATTAAAGTCTATGGGATCTGTCGATGATGCTTCGAATGCAGAAATTCTCCAAAGATGGATGGATTTAATCCGCAAATCAGATGAAATTGGTCAAAGATTTATTGCCAACGCAGATTGGGCGGCCTTAAGAGATGCTACTGTAACATGGACCCAAAATGATAGAGATTCCAAGAAAAGTAACATGAACAGCACTCAAATAAGCAGAACCGCAACTCCTTCGCCATCCTTAACTCCAATGGATACTCCAGCACCAGAGCATTTGTTCAACAATCCTCAAAATCCAATGGACTTCTACTCTCATCCAGCATTGCAAGCAGCAACTGCTTCTGGTGcatttgatgaatttgCTGCGGAGgctgcttcttcttccataccaGTTGACGGCAGAATGGTTttgtatttgaaaattgttAAACGTTACTCTCCATATTGCCGTGATTCCAGACAACTAGCCAGATTAACAACAGGGACCGCTGTCAAATATTCCGTTTTGCAAGAAGTTTTGAACCAATTCCAAACTTTAATCGTTAACGATATTCCTATTCCTGAATTACATAATTTGAAGCCAACGTGTGTTTAA
- the VHC1 gene encoding Vhc1p (Vacuolar membrane cation-chloride cotransporter (CCC); involved in potassium homeostasis and salt tolerance; localizes to sites of contact between vacuole and mitochondria (vCLAMPs); targeted to vacuole via AP-3 pathway; similar to mammalian electroneutral Na(+)-(K+)-C1- cotransporter family) — MVSRFYQIPGTHRPSSAISSSNESSSLLSARRISQTYFNYQATPECQKVSSKYDPDNPNKDKLGTYDGVFVPTALNVLSILMFLRFGFILGQLGIICTIGLLLLSYTINLLTTLSISAISTNGTVRGGGAYYMISRSLGPEFGGSIGLVFFLGQVFNAGMNAVGIIEPLLYNLGYSAQGEPPAALGELLPRGHWHEFTYATVILFLCFSVAFVGSQTVSRAGNILFLVLAASIFSIPLSALIRSPFTEGGISYTGPSWQTFHDNLLPHLTKGAAGSLLKGKETFNDLFGVFFPATAGIFAGAGMSSELRKPSKSIPKGTLWGLLFTFICYAVVVFSMGCSIPRRSLYDEVQIIQTISSVQWVIFMGEMATSLFSIIVGMLGAAYVLEAIAKDNIIPGLEIFAHSPLYSLIFTWILTQLCLFSDVNKIATFITMTFLMTFVVMNLACFLLGISSAPNFRPSFKYFNRYTTAIGALLSVVAMLIVDGISASVLFLAMILLFLFIHYFSPPKSWGDVSQSLIYHQVRKYLLRLRQDNIKYWRPQILLFVDNPRTSWNLIRFCNHLKKGGLYILGHVAVTADFPKQLNELKTQQKAWMKIRDMAAIKAFVQVGTGPSLIWGIRNVFIGSGLGGMKPNITVVGFFDLESYRKHIPQSRSQNNLQKQVEIKATVPRSTCSDVKINVPLPTDECKNETKVNVQQWVQIVEDLSLMQSNIAIAHGFKNLEIPNKRDSCFPKKTIDLYPIQMCGKVEAKGDQPAAITTNFDTYTLILQLAAILVTVPEWKRTHSLRVILFVEQEYHRTNETQRMKKLLQVLRIDAEVLVVSLDQFRVYNTIVKGDPIVFDYVNSKLADNEWWKDLVEARDTLKPKRRFSTIEPQTIAKQFTQSRKYTSGVQKLGVSFTMNTRMPTNRIDTPCESEDSDLDTDLTSIRDAFSASTNISVGKDLTTKSKTGSDRTNLLVKNLQSDVSTQSLRPVFSSNTLPRTRVVEDGTGEQPTLIPIAEPDLSNGNGTGSGIGNGNKLKKPVLPELSPCCSKDSLVTAMQNLGFNDLPSTAQHLVLNDVMTQMSKSSDLIFSTLPVPALGTHEDHDASLQYVEDLDIWLEGLPPCMLINSQTMTVTTAL; from the coding sequence TCACTGTTGTCTGCAAGGAGAATAAGTCAAACATATTTCAATTATCAGGCGACCCCTGAATGCCAAAAAGTTTCCTCTAAGTATGATCCTGATAACCCAAACAAAGATAAGTTGGGAACATACGATGGGGTATTTGTGCCTACTGCTTTAAACGTATTGTCTATCCTTATGTTTCTTCGTTTTGGCTTCATTTTGGGTCAGTTAGGTATTATATGCACCATCGGTCTTCTGCTATTGAGTTACACTATTAATCTTCTCACCACGTTAAGTATATCTGCTATATCTACAAACGGGACTGTTAGGGGCGGGGGTGCTTATTATATGATTTCAAGAAGTTTAGGACCTGAATTTGGTGGATCCATTGGGcttgtctttttcttaggGCAGGTGTTCAATGCAGGTATGAACGCAGTGGGTATTATCGAACCTTTACTCTATAACTTGGGTTATTCTGCTCAAGGCGAGCCACCTGCAGCTTTGGGAGAGCTACTACCAAGAGGGCATTGGCACGAATTTACATATGCCACGgtcattcttttcttatgtTTTTCTGTGGCTTTTGTTGGCTCGCAAACAGTGTCAAGAGCAGggaatattctttttttggtactGGCAGCTTCTATATTTTCCATTCCACTTTCTGCATTGATAAGATCGCCATTCACTGAAGGCGGTATCAGTTATACAGGTCCTTCATGGCAAACTTTTCATGATAACCTGCTCCCTCACTTAACAAAAGGTGCAGCAGGTTCGTTACTCAAAGGTAAGGAAACATTCAATGATTTATTTGgcgttttttttcctgCTACAGCTGGTATATTCGCGGGCGCAGGAATGTCAAGTGAATTGAGAAAGCCCTCTAAATCAATTCCTAAGGGTACCTTATGGGGTTTACTTTTCACTTTTATCTGTTATGCCGTTGTTGTCTTCTCCATGGGTTGTTCCATTCCCAGAAGATCGTTATATGATGAAGTACAAATTATACAGACGATCAGTTCCGTTCAGTGGGTTATATTCATGGGTGAAATGGCTACTTCTCTTTTCTCCATCATAGTGGGGATGCTCGGTGCTGCTTATGTATTAGAAGCAATTGCAAAGGATAACATTATTCCTGGTTTGGAGATTTTTGCTCATTCACCgttatattcattgattttTACTTGGATTCTAACACAGCTATGTTTGTTTTCAGACGTCAATAAAATCGCCACATTTATCACAATGACATTCTTAATGACGTTTGTGGTCATGAATTTGGCGTGCTTCCTATTAGGTATTTCCTCTGCTCCCAATTTCAGGCCCTCTTTCAAATACTTTAACAGGTATACTACAGCAATTGGCGCATTACTTTCTGTTGTTGCGATGTTAATAGTTGATGGCATCTCAGCGTCTGTCTTGTTTTTGGCTATGATTTTGctatttttattcattcattatttttcaccACCGAAGTCTTGGGGTGATGTGTCTCAAAGTTTAATATATCATCAAGTGAGAAAGTATTTGCTTCGCCTACGTCAAGACAATATTAAATACTGGAGGCCTCAAATATTGCTGTTTGTAGATAATCCAAGGACGAGCTGGAACTTAATAAGGTTTTGCaatcatttgaaaaaaggtGGTTTGTATATTTTAGGCCATGTTGCAGTAACTGCGGATTTTCCGAAGCAACTAAATGAATTAAAAACTCAGCAGAAAGCTTGGATGAAGATCAGAGACATGGCAGCAATAAAGGCTTTTGTCCAAGTTGGGACTGGTCCCTCCCTTATATGGGGAATTAGGAATGTTTTTATTGGTTCCGGGCTTGGAGGTATGAAACCAAACATTACTGTTGTCGGTTTTTTTGACCTCGAAAGTTATAGAAAGCACATCCCACAAAGTCGCAGCCAAAATAACCTTCAGAAACAGGTGGAAATAAAAGCTACAGTGCCACGTAGTACATGCTCTGATGTCAAAATCAATGTTCCATTGCCTACGGATGAGTGTAAAAATGAAACCAAAGTTAATGTACAACAATGGGTTCAAATTGTAGAAGATCTATCACTGATGCAATCCAATATTGCCATAGCGCATggattcaaaaatttagaGATACCGAACAAAAGGGACAGCTgctttccaaaaaaaactatagATCTTTATCCCATCCAAATGTGCGGAAAAGTTGAGGCAAAGGGTGACCAGCCTGCGGCTATCACTACTAACTTTGATACGTATACACTGATTCTACAATTAGCTGCCATTTTGGTTACTGTTCCTGAATGGAAGCGCACACATTCGCTTCGAGTTATTTTATTTGTGGAACAAGAATATCATAGAACGAACGAAACTCAACGAATGAAAAAGCTATTACAGGTTCTAAGAATTGACGCAGAGGTTTTGGTAGTATCTTTAGATCAATTCAGAGTATACAACACAATTGTCAAGGGAGACCCAATCGTGTTTGATTATGTCAACTCGAAATTGGCCGATAATGAATGGTGGAAAGATTTGGTTGAAGCTCGTGATACATTAAAACCGAAGCGGAGGTTTTCCACTATTGAACCTCAAACGATAGCAAAGCAATTTACacaatcaagaaaatatacGTCTGGGGTTCAGAAATTGGGTGTCTCATTTACAATGAATACGAGAATGCCAACTAACCGCATTGATACCCCATGCGAGAGTGAGGACTCCGATTTGGATACAGATCTTACGTCAATTCGTGATGCCTTCTCGGCATCGACTAATATTTCAGTAGGTAAGGACTTAACGACCAAATCGAAGACCGGTTCCGACAGAACAAATTTACTCGTAAAGAATTTACAAAGCGATGTGTCAACACAGTCGTTAAGACCCGTTTTCTCGAGTAATACTTTGCCGAGGACGAGAGTCGTGGAAGATGGCACGGGTGAACAGCCGACACTGATCCCAATTGCCGAACCTGACCTTTCGAATGGGAACGGTACTGGGAGCGGTATTGGCAACGGCAACAAATTAAAGAAACCGGTTCTTCCCGAATTATCACCTTGTTGTTCAAAAGATAGTTTAGTCACAGCGATGCAAAATTTAGGTTTCAATGATCTTCCCAGCACTGCTCAACATTTGGTTCTGAATGATGTGATGACACAAATGTCAAAGAGTTCggatttaattttttcaacctTGCCAGTTCCAGCTCTTGGAACACATGAAGATCACGATGCAAGTTTACAATATGTCGAGGACTTGGATATTTGGTTGGAGGGCTTACCTCCATGCATGTTAATCAATTCGCAAACCATGACAGTAACTACTGCATTATAG
- the ABD1 gene encoding mRNA (guanine-N7)-methyltransferase (Methyltransferase; catalyzes the transfer of a methyl group from S-adenosylmethionine to the GpppN terminus of capped mRNA; nuclear protein that relocalizes to the cytosol in response to hypoxia), whose amino-acid sequence MSTKPEKPIWMSQEDYDRQYGSITGDESSTVSKKDSKVTANAPGDGNGSLPVLQSSSILTSKVSDLPIEAESGFKIQKRRHERYDQEERLRKQRAQKLREEQLKRHEIEMTANRSINVDQIVREHYNERTIIANRAKRNLSPIIKLRNFNNAIKYMLIDKYTKPGDVVLELGCGKGGDLRKYGAAGISQFIGIDISNASIQEAHKRYRSMRNLDYQVVLITGDCFGESLGVAVEPFPDCRFPCDIVSTQFCLHYAFETEEKARRALLNVAKSLKIGGHFFGTIPDSEFIRYKLNKFPKEVEKPSWGNSIYKVTFENNSYQKNDYEFTSPYGQMYTYWLEDAIDNVPEYVVPFETLRSLADEYGLELVSQMPFNKFFVQEIPKWIERFSPKMREGLQRSDGRYGVEGDEKEAASYFYTMFAFRKVKQYIEPESVKPN is encoded by the coding sequence ATGTCAACCAAACCAGAGAAGCCAATATGGATGTCACAAGAAGACTATGACCGTCAGTACGGCTCAATTACTGGTGATGAATCGTCCACAGTCTCAAAAAAAGACTCCAAAGTTACTGCCAATGCGCCTGGTGATGGTAATGGATCATTACCAGTTTTGCAAAGCAGCTCTATCCTTACTTCTAAGGTGTCTGATCTACCCATTGAGGCAGAATCCGGGTTTAAAATCCAAAAGAGAAGACATGAAAGGTATGATCAAGAGGAAAGATTACGCAAACAGCGTGCTCAAAAATTGAGAGAAGAGCAACTAAAGAGACATGAAATAGAGATGACTGCAAATAGATCCATAAATGTTGACCAGATTGTCCGAGAGCACTATAATGAACGTACAATAATCGCCAATCGCGCTAAGAGGAATCTATCGCCTATTATTAAGCTTCGTAATTTTAACAATGCGATTAAGTATATGTTAATTGACAAATATACAAAACCTGGAGATGTCGTTTTAGAACTCGGATGTGGCAAAGGTGGTGATTTAAGAAAATATGGTGCTGCAGGTATTTCACAGTTTATTGGTATTGACATTTCCAATGCCTCTATCCAAGAAGCTCATAAGAGATACCGGTCCATGAGAAATTTGGACTACCAAGTTGTGCTAATTACTGGGGATTGCTTTGGCGAATCATTAGGTGTTGCAGTAGAGCCCTTCCCAGACTGTAGATTTCCGTGTGATATCGTTTCGACGCAATTTTGCTTGCATTATGCTTTTGAGACCGAAGAAAAAGCAAGGAGAGCTTTACTGAATGTCGCCAAATCACTCAAAATTGGTGGTCACTTTTTTGGCACGATACCAGATTCAGAATTCATTCGTTATAAACTGAATAAATTTCCCAAAGAAGTGGAAAAGCCATCTTGGGGAAACTCCATTTATAAAGTGACATTTGAGAATAATTCATACCAAAAGAATGATTATGAGTTCACATCGCCTTATGGTCAAATGTATACTTATTGGCTAGAAGATGCTATAGATAATGTTCCTGAATATGTTGTGCCATTCGAAACCTTAAGAAGTTTGGCTGATGAATACGGTTTGGAACTAGTATCGCAAATGCcttttaataaattttttgtccAAGAAATTCCCAAATGGATTGAGAGGTTTTCGCCTAAAATGAGGGAAGGTTTACAAAGATCTGATGGTAGATATGGTGTTGAAGGGGATGAAAAGGAAGCGGCATCATATTTCTATACCATGTTTGCATTCCGTAAGGTAAAACAGTATATCGAACCGGAAAGCGTAAAGCCCAactga